From a single Patescibacteria group bacterium genomic region:
- a CDS encoding response regulator, translated as MSDVKNKILIVEDYATLRILLAKKLSKEGFVVEQAQDGETALEKIPTFRPNVILLDIMMPGIDGYEVLKQVRHNDDAEIAAIPVIMLSNLGDDDDIKKAMVSGADDYMIKSNITADDVIEKIKIYQ; from the coding sequence ATGTCAGATGTTAAAAATAAAATTTTAATAGTTGAGGATTATGCAACATTGCGGATTCTTTTAGCGAAGAAACTTTCTAAAGAGGGTTTTGTGGTAGAACAAGCCCAAGATGGTGAGACGGCTTTAGAAAAAATACCGACATTCAGACCAAATGTTATTTTACTTGATATTATGATGCCAGGCATTGATGGTTATGAGGTGTTAAAACAAGTTCGCCATAATGACGATGCTGAAATTGCCGCTATCCCCGTTATAATGTTATCTAATCTGGGAGATGATGATGATATAAAAAAAGCAATGGTTTCAGGTGCCGATGACTATATGATAAAATCAAACATAACTGCAGATGATGTAATTGAAAAAATAAAAATTTATCAATAA